GGTCATGAGCACATCAATGGCTTCAATCACAGCATACTTCCAGATATCAATACTTTTCTGTGAGACAAGATCTTCTGTTTCTTTTGTATACATGTCAATGAAGTCCATATATTGCTCGCGTACGCGCAGAAATTCCCTCATGATCAGGGGAGTCGGAGTGTTCAAATGTTCAGGATCACGTCCAATTTCTCGTACCCAGTCTTCGAATTCCTCAAAGAATTCGTCTTTCTTCATAATGAAGATTTTGCACAAATGTAGGTGGAATTCAAGATTCTGAGCTTTAAGTCCTTTGATGACTTCTGGATCAGTAGAAGAATAAACACCAGTTCCACTTTTATCAAGTGATGCATACCAATCTTCTGTTAATTGTTCTGCTTTATTTAATAAAAATTGATAAAGTTCTTTGTTTCTTTGCATGAATAAGTGCTCCTCTCGATCCTTGATAATTATTTAATTTATTTCAGCGATAAAATCGTTGTGCTCACTCTATCTCTAATAAAATACGATAACTCCTTCTCTGTATTTATTATACCAAGCTTTCACATAATCAACGAATAGATTTACTTAAGTTGCATTAACAAAGTTTTTAAGCGACTCACAAATAGTAGAACATAAAAGGAGGCCTTTTGTTTAAGGCTCCGTTTTTGTTTGGTAGTTGTTATGGAATTATGAGATTCTAGAGCAATGAGTATTGGTAAGCTTGAGGCAAAGTTTGGTTATGGCAATGGAAAGGTGTTTTTCTTTATGAAGGATTTGCGGTGAGGCCCAAATCTGAGTGAAAAGCTTAGTGATTATTTCTTCGTGATCAGATCGAGGAGTGTCACTGTTGGACAGGATGCGAGAGACGTGGTGAATATATGTATCATACAATTCATTCAAGGAACTTCTGTCTTTGGCAATTAGTTTTTGAATGAGTTGAGTTTGGTTCTGCATGTTTTATCTCCCTATAATAGTAGTCATAATTTTGTAATTCCACTATACCAATTATTTCAAACTCTAAATTCTTGAATTCGAGATATATAATGTGCAATTTGTGTTTAATAGAGAGTTAATTTTGCGGAATTTTCTTGAAATGACTGATAACTATTTGATATAGTGAATGCGGAGATGTATGGAAAGGGGATCATGAACATGTGTGGACAAATCCTGTAATGGTTTAGATTTATTGATAATCCTATTTAAGTAGGGATAGGTATGTCAATGGAACCTATACAGGGGACACCGCGTTCATGATTGATAAATGATCAGGACAGGGCCTTAGGCTGCTGTCCTTTTTCGAATCATCTCCTTTCACATTGGTCAGGTGTTCCTCATAAGGAGGAAATTAAATGAATAACCAAAGGAATCGCATTGCCATTGTTACAGGCGTTAGCCGTCCGAACGGGATTGGTGCTAGCATATGTCGTGAGCTTGCTAGGAAGGGCCATGATATTTTCTTTACTCATTATTTGAAGTATGACGTTAGCACAGGTTATAAGGATGCTACCGAGACGTTCCCAGTCATATTCAAAAAAGAGCTGCAGGAAATGGGTGTCATAGCTGAAGAAATGGAACTGGATTTAAGTGAGCCTAATGCATCAGAGAACCTTTTAGCACAAGTGATGAAAATGACCGGAGAGCTTGTGATTCTAGTAAACAATGCGACGCACTGTGTAGAAGTCGATCATGATGCATTATCAGCGGAAATCATTGATCAGCACTGTGCTGTTAACGTAAGAGGAACGTGCATGCTGTCTGTTACTTTTGCGAAGCAGTTAAAGAAGCAACAAGCGGAAGGCAGAATCATCAACTTTGTTTCTGGACAGGACAAAAGCCCACAGCCTGGCAATCTTGCATATATTACGACAAAAGGAGCAATCTCAGCGTTCACGGCATCACTATCAACTGAGCTTGCGCCTTACAACATTACAGTGAATGCCATTGATCCTGGACCAACTGATTCAGGGTGGATGGATGATGAACTCCAAACTTTTCTAAAGCCGAAGTTTCCGACGGGACGTATCGGCACGCCTGATGATGCGGCGAGACTTGTTGGTTTTCTAGCGAGTCATGAAGCAAGGTGGATTACAGGACAAATTATTCATTCAGATGGCGGCTTTCGAGACTAACGTTTTTGAAATCATCAAAAAGCGTGCTGACAACAAGTCAGCACGCTTTTTATTAGAACAAAACATAGGAAACAACGACATATAATAACGCCATCACGAGTGAAGGAGCAGCATAGCGCCACTGACTTCGGAGTGTTTGTGGACGTAGAAGCAAGTACATAATCACGATCGTCATTAACAAACCAAGTCCTGCAATGAAGATATGAGACAGATCAACTGCAGCTAGAATCGGTCCTTTTCGATAGAGAACATCAGTCAGGGCTAATAGCTGAATGTTAAAGAGATTGCTTCCAAGAATCGATCCAATCGCCATATTGTAGTTTGCTAGTTTGAAAGCAGCAAGCACCGTGACAAGCTCTGGTAAAGAGGTTGAAGCAGCAATGAGAAAGCTACCGACAAAGCTTGCATTCATACCCGTTGCCTCAGCTAGTCTGTCTCCCGCAATGGATAAAATACTTCCTGATACGAATACAATGAGTGCTGCGACGATAAAGCCAATGACGGCAGTGCGAAGAGAGTAATCTTTTGTAGGTACATCTTCCTGCTCCCCATCGTCGCTTGAAATGTATTTCATTGATAAGACATATAATAAAACAATGACAACCATTTCAATCCCGACACCAAATATGGAAATCGTTCCTGGAATTAACAGAGAGACGATTAAAATGACGAGGAAAAGGAGACCGACGAGGGCAGATGGGACATTTGCCTTCGTGTTTACCTTCTGAAACAATCTTCGTCGTCTATAAATTAAGTCCACTACTGCTAAAATTAAAAGGTTAAAAACGTTACTTCCAAGCATGTTACCGACTGCGATATC
The sequence above is drawn from the Pseudalkalibacillus hwajinpoensis genome and encodes:
- a CDS encoding SDR family oxidoreductase, with amino-acid sequence MNNQRNRIAIVTGVSRPNGIGASICRELARKGHDIFFTHYLKYDVSTGYKDATETFPVIFKKELQEMGVIAEEMELDLSEPNASENLLAQVMKMTGELVILVNNATHCVEVDHDALSAEIIDQHCAVNVRGTCMLSVTFAKQLKKQQAEGRIINFVSGQDKSPQPGNLAYITTKGAISAFTASLSTELAPYNITVNAIDPGPTDSGWMDDELQTFLKPKFPTGRIGTPDDAARLVGFLASHEARWITGQIIHSDGGFRD
- a CDS encoding sodium:calcium antiporter, which translates into the protein MIILIFLLAAAVVVGAAIYLNQFGDVISKKSSLSGAVVGTFLIAGATSLPELTTSLTAVYIDNPDIAVGNMLGSNVFNLLILAVVDLIYRRRRLFQKVNTKANVPSALVGLLFLVILIVSLLIPGTISIFGVGIEMVVIVLLYVLSMKYISSDDGEQEDVPTKDYSLRTAVIGFIVAALIVFVSGSILSIAGDRLAEATGMNASFVGSFLIAASTSLPELVTVLAAFKLANYNMAIGSILGSNLFNIQLLALTDVLYRKGPILAAVDLSHIFIAGLGLLMTIVIMYLLLRPQTLRSQWRYAAPSLVMALLYVVVSYVLF